TACATGGCGCTGTTTGGCCACTTACGTGTCTGATAAGCTGCGCCAGCAGCAAGCTTGATGAACCCACCATTAGCAGAAGCAATGCTTTCCGCATCGATCTCATGGCAGTGACCATGCAGCAGCAAATCAACCGATTCGCCAAGAGCCGCTTTTATGTTGCGTCGCTCCACCTGGCTTAACCAATCGAGAGGATGGTGAATCAAGGCAATGGTAAGTTCTGCTGCTGCCTGCCTCTTTAACTGCTCCCTCGCATTATCAAGGCAGAGACGCCCTATGAAAAGCTGTGCAACATCACGATCGTCAATGCTGAAGAGTGCACTGTTCAGGGGCAAAACAGCAATACGACAGTTGTTGATTGTGAGAATTTCTACAGGGCTGCATGTGGTGTTTGTGGGAAACGACCGGATACCGCTGAAATAGCTGTTATACCAGGATGAAAATGCCTGGAATTTCTGCGTCAGGTGAGGAGTCGGCGTCTGAGGATCGAAGTACTCATCAACGTCATCCTTCGTATTGAAGGTTCGCTCAAGCCCCTTGCCCATCTTGCGGTCAACATCATGGTTACCGGGTATTATGAAAAGGCGATCACGATTGAGCCCCGCAGCTTCGAGCAGATCATCGAAAAATTTTGTGGCCGCATCATACTCTTTTGCCTTTCCGTTCTGCGCAATATCACCGGTTGCAAAGATGAGATCCGGGACTTGCTCCCCTTTTTCGCGGAACTGCCTGACTGAAGAGACAAGGGATCGAAGAATAACCTCCTGACTGTAAGGGCCTTTGTCACTCAGGTGGAAATCCGAAACATGCAGCCAGGTAAGAGCCATGTGATTGAATTGAATGGGTTAACTGCGACGAAGATGAAGCGCCTGCAATATAGTGTATTCTTTGGGGATCGGGAAAGTAATGGGGCAAGCACAGGGTATAGTGTGATTTTCGCAACGGCAGCAACCTCGGGACATGAGGTAAGCGCCCTTGATTTTCTGATTAACATGATATGGTTATATTTGCCGGGGAAGCTGCCCCGACAAACCGAAGTCTCTCCTGGTTCTGATTATGACCGACAACAATGCGCCTGGCGCGATGACATTTGCCCTTAAACTGCTTGGACTGCGCAGCCACAGTAAGGATGAACTGAAACGGAAACTGCTGAAAAAGGGATATTCTGCTGAGGGTATCGAACCGGTAATTGAAAAATTGAGCCGGATGGGAGCGCTTGACGATCATGCTTTCGGCATGGAAGTGATCAGAAGCAGGTCAAGAAGAAAGCCCTCTGGAAGGTTAAAGATTGTTGCGGAACTCAGGAAAAAGGGTGTTGCTGAAACCATTATCAGCG
The DNA window shown above is from Pelodictyon phaeoclathratiforme BU-1 and carries:
- the recX gene encoding recombination regulator RecX, coding for MTDNNAPGAMTFALKLLGLRSHSKDELKRKLLKKGYSAEGIEPVIEKLSRMGALDDHAFGMEVIRSRSRRKPSGRLKIVAELRKKGVAETIISELLKEYDSVALCHRAAEKKLASLREMSEADRKRKLEVFLSNRGFEWQEIQSALRLLVLPGADDDEPC